The DNA window AAGGACTGTAAGTTTATTTACtgttttattcactttttacAAAAGatcgagaaatttttcaagtataaatTTCTCAGAAGTTAAAATCTTGTTAAAAGTTCTTTTTATACGATTAGCTTACACAATACGAgaatctatatatatatatatatacatcttGTAGTATACATGTTACTTATATGATAATATAACTAATAATACAAGGATAATAACTATGAATATTCAAGTAAtactttcttattttttggtAACGAACAGAGAGATTTTACTTTCTTTGTCTTCACCTTCAggcattttttctttcacgcacAATTCCTGGATGAATTTATATCGCGTGCAGGTGAATCAGCCTCAACTTAGAAGTCACGCCCCAGCTTTAAAGAAAGATaagcatttttcaattaatcctAAATATatgggagtaaaaaattttttaaatctgcaTTAACAACAATCGGCTCTTCACGCAAGTCAACCTTCGATCTCAAGGATCATCGGTAATACATACTTGTACTTGTACTTGCACTCAAAAAGCAGTCTAAATACCTTGGCTTCCTGAACTTCGAGGTACGCCGATTGTTCCCTCAGTTGTTGAACGGATCTGGCCGCGCGTTTTCCGCCCTTTTCCTCATCCTCGATGTGAGAAACGCGTTCAATAAATCCGTTGTTCTCCAGGATCCGTTTCGGCATTCCGTAGGCGAAGATTCCCGCTTTTCCAGCCTCGACTTTGACCTCATCGACGCTTCCATCGAGAGCCGAAACCCGGTTGAGGCTGACCCTCTCGATGTGGCCGTTGTTCCCAACCGATTCATCCCGCAAAACGTGACTCTGGACTCCGGGACTTGTTGCGGGACCCACGTTCCTCCTCCGGGTCGTCTTGACGCCCACGTTGTGTGAAATCCTCGGGATTTCCCCGCCCGATTTCGTAAGATCATCCTTCTTTCGGTCCGAAGGCGCTGCCAAAGTTGCTTCAAGGGCTATCAGAGCCAGTAGCGTAATCTGTAATTTGAAATACTCATGAGGCTCGATATTCACCTGGTTTTACAAAATCCTTGGTGGTTTTGGTTACGAAATACTGTGCTCACAGAGAATGCAGCATTTCTTGCATTAACCAAATACGGCTAACGAACATGCAATCGAACGAAATGTTTTTTgaagcaaaaaacaaaaatcaataaaccTGTTCTTTGGTTCAACGGAAAATTTATCCGAACGAAGCAATTTCGTGGTTATTGCGTCAAACTAACCGTATTTTTATTCTGAACcaacgaaatatttcttttatcgtcATACATTTGGTAAAATCGCAAcctgtgatattttttttttcttattctttttttttcttatgacAAGTGTTTTggtttgtaattgaaaaaaacaattaccaGCAAGAAGTTTCTCATGGTTTTGCGTTCCTTGTGTCCAAAACCCGGGATATTATAACACTGTAAATCGAGTCGAGTTCCAACGAGGGCTTAATTAACTTCCGGGTTTGCAAAGCAGCTGGTACAGACTTCACGCGCGTTCTGAGCTCACCTCACAACGCAGACAATGCTTATATATACCTCAAGGCGATCTCGAGATCGGCCGCTGTGCGAACTCCGTTCCGTGTATTATTTTAGAGCCTGCAATACACGTTCGCAGGACGTTTAAACCAGTTTTCTTGTGCGTATTCACTGTAACGGGCGATTACGCGCGTTCCCGGTATATAAACAAGATCCACCGTCTACGCGAAGAAAGGCGCTAGAGTCTGAGAAAGGCCGGTGACATCCGTCCCTCTGATTTTGACCGCTCAAAATATTCGTGATTCATTAACGGCGCGAAACGAGCACTGGCATAATTCCGTCTGATGAACTCCGAGGTAAATTATTATCGGCTTTACTGTCGATGTTCGCTCATTTTGTCAGTTCGGTATTTGGAGAAAGCGGGCCAAAAATTACACTCGACGAATCTTAGTGGGTCTGATTTTACCCAAAATACTTATTGCGATATCACCTTTATGTTTCTGATAAATTCTCGAATCAAACTCTCGAAATTTCCTATCATTTCCCGGATATTTCCACACGTTCGTTGCTGAGTTTTGATGATTCATTTCTCA is part of the Neodiprion virginianus isolate iyNeoVirg1 chromosome 5, iyNeoVirg1.1, whole genome shotgun sequence genome and encodes:
- the LOC124305143 gene encoding uncharacterized protein LOC124305143, which gives rise to MRNFLLITLLALIALEATLAAPSDRKKDDLTKSGGEIPRISHNVGVKTTRRRNVGPATSPGVQSHVLRDESVGNNGHIERVSLNRVSALDGSVDEVKVEAGKAGIFAYGMPKRILENNGFIERVSHIEDEEKGGKRAARSVQQLREQSAYLEVQEAKLGRDF